Part of the Sulfitobacter donghicola DSW-25 = KCTC 12864 = JCM 14565 genome, TTTGTTGCTGGATGTGAACAACGTTTTCATCTCGGCCACCAATCTAAACCTAAGCCCGCAAGCCTATATCGACGCTTATCCATTGGACGCAGTTGGCGAAATCCACATCGGTGGCCATGATGAGGACGAAGATGACCATGGCGCACCTTTGCTGATCGACAGTCATGGTGCGCAAGTTGTTGATCCGGTTTGGGCCTTGCTTGACTACACTTTGGCGCGCTCGGGGCCAAAACCGATTTTGGTTGAATGGGATACCGATGTACCTGAATGGCCGATTTTGCGCGCCGAAGCTGACCGAGCGGCCTTTGCCCTTGCAATGGTAACAAACCGCTAATGCCTGTTTCACAGACCAGTTTCCGCGCCGCTCTTTTAGATGCCGAACAGCCGATTCCAGACGGGTTGGTCGATGGTGCGGGGTCCCCTGCGGGACGCCGTTATGCGGTTTACCGCAACAACGTCACTGTCTCTTTGATCGAAGCGATGAAGGTCGCCTTTCCGCTGGTTCGCGTCCTTCTGGGGCAACAGAATTTTGACTCGCTTGTACCTATGTTTGTGCGCGCCCACCCGCCGTCCTCCCCTTTAATGATGCACTATGGCGCTGATTTTCCAGCCTTTTTGGAAAGCTTCCAACCGCTTGAGCATTTGGGATACCTTGGGGATGTTGCACGGTTGGACCTTGCGCTGCGTGATTCCTATCATGCGGCAGATGCTATTCCTTTTGATGCGAATGTCTTGCAACAGCCGCCAGAGGTTTTAGCAGGCCTTCGCCTCAACCGCGCCCCATCGACATTGGTTTTGCGGTCTCGCTGGCCGATTTTTGATTTGTGGCGGCGCGCAACCGCAACAGAGGCC contains:
- a CDS encoding DNA-binding domain-containing protein is translated as MPVSQTSFRAALLDAEQPIPDGLVDGAGSPAGRRYAVYRNNVTVSLIEAMKVAFPLVRVLLGQQNFDSLVPMFVRAHPPSSPLMMHYGADFPAFLESFQPLEHLGYLGDVARLDLALRDSYHAADAIPFDANVLQQPPEVLAGLRLNRAPSTLVLRSRWPIFDLWRRATATEAPAPRAQGQAILITRPEFDPAVHLLPTGAATWLNALLTDPIGVAVEKAASAAKEFDFAETLTLCLQTHAFCMTKKDIT